In Ostrea edulis chromosome 6, xbOstEdul1.1, whole genome shotgun sequence, a single window of DNA contains:
- the LOC125683656 gene encoding 14-3-3-like protein 2 isoform X2, translating into MSLSREELASKAKLAEQAERYDDMAEAMKKLVENYKPLSNEERNLLSVAYKNVVGARRSSWRVISSIESKTDSSEKKQVIASTYRTKITDELKKICGDVLQLLDSIIKNDDNEKEKDIESKVFYLKMKGDYFRYLAEVTDGDQYNDVVKKSESAYEEAYKNATDNMAPTHPIRLGLALNYSVFHYEIMNKPTEACKLAKTAFDDAIAELDTLNEESYKDSTLIMQLLRDNLTLWTSDANQDGDNDGEGDNN; encoded by the exons ATGAGCCTCTCAAGAGAGGAGCTTGCTAGCAAAGCAAAGTTAGCCGAACAAGCAGAAAGGTATGATGATATGGCTGAAGCTATGAAAAAGTTGGTGGAAAACTACAAACCACTCTCGAACGAGGAACGAAACCTGCTGTCGGTTGCGTACAAAAATGTAGTGGGTGCTCGGCGATCATCTTGGAGAGTTATATCCAGTATAGAATCGAAAACAGACTCAAGCGAAAAGAAGCAAGTTATAGCCTCTACCTACAGAACTAAAATTACAGACGAACTAAAAAAGATTTGCGGTGATGTACTG CAATTGTTAGATTCTATTATAAAAAATGATGATAACGAGAAGGAAAAAGACATAGAGAGTAAGGTGTTTTACCTGAAAATGAAAGGCGACTATTTCCGCTATCTGGCGGAGGTTACTGATGGGGATCAGTACAATG atgtGGTGAAAAAATCAGAAAGTGCCTATGAAGAGGCTTACAAAAATGCCACTGACAACATGGCCCCCACTCACCCTATTCGTCTAGGATTAGCATTGAATTATTCTGTTTTCCActatgaaattatgaataagCCAACAGAAGCCTGTAAACTGGCCAAAACG GCATTTGATGATGCAATTGCAGAGTTGGACACACTCAATGAAGAATCTTACAAAGACAGTACCTTGATAATGCAGTTATTACGGGATAATTTAACG
- the LOC125683656 gene encoding 14-3-3 protein zeta-like isoform X1, producing MSLSREELASKAKLAEQAERYDDMAEAMKKLVENYKPLSNEERNLLSVAYKNVVGARRSSWRVISSIESKTDSSEKKQVIASTYRTKITDELKKICGDVLELLEKYLIDEEAMKNYKDAAANENTDLKDSLVFYLKMKGDYYRYLAEVTIEEEKSDVVKKSESAYEEAYKNATDNMAPTHPIRLGLALNYSVFHYEIMNKPTEACKLAKTAFDDAIAELDTLNEESYKDSTLIMQLLRDNLTLWTSDANQDGDNDGEGDNN from the exons ATGAGCCTCTCAAGAGAGGAGCTTGCTAGCAAAGCAAAGTTAGCCGAACAAGCAGAAAGGTATGATGATATGGCTGAAGCTATGAAAAAGTTGGTGGAAAACTACAAACCACTCTCGAACGAGGAACGAAACCTGCTGTCGGTTGCGTACAAAAATGTAGTGGGTGCTCGGCGATCATCTTGGAGAGTTATATCCAGTATAGAATCGAAAACAGACTCAAGCGAAAAGAAGCAAGTTATAGCCTCTACCTACAGAACTAAAATTACAGACGAACTAAAAAAGATTTGCGGTGATGTACTG GAATTACTTGAGAAATATTTAATAGATGAGGAAGCAATGAAGAACTATAAAGATGCTGCCGCAAATGAAAACACTGACTTGAAGGATAGTTTagttttctatttaaaaatgaaaggAGACTATTATCGCTATTTGGCTGAAGTTACCATTGAGGAAGAGAAGTCTG atgtGGTGAAAAAATCAGAAAGTGCCTATGAAGAGGCTTACAAAAATGCCACTGACAACATGGCCCCCACTCACCCTATTCGTCTAGGATTAGCATTGAATTATTCTGTTTTCCActatgaaattatgaataagCCAACAGAAGCCTGTAAACTGGCCAAAACG GCATTTGATGATGCAATTGCAGAGTTGGACACACTCAATGAAGAATCTTACAAAGACAGTACCTTGATAATGCAGTTATTACGGGATAATTTAACG